The following nucleotide sequence is from Candidatus Binataceae bacterium.
ATTATTGGTGAGGGAGCGTGGCAGCGGCTTGACGCTTAGTTCCTGCAGCACCACTGCCTGCCAGCCCGCTTGCGCGATCACGTCCGAGGCTGCCTCGTAGTTCTTTTTCAGGCTGGTTGCAGAGATGGCCTCAATATGGACCTCGTAGCTGAGGCGCATCTCCTGGGCCAGTTCGGAGAAGATCCCCGGAATGCCGCCCCATGGCCCGGACTCAGCGGGCGACTCTTCGCGCTCGCCAGTCTGGCCATAGTTCTCGTCGATAACCTGGGGAGGCTGCCACGGTTCACCGGGTGTCTGCGCATTGTAGGTTCGCACCGGTGTATAGCGCCCGTGCGTGAAACTATCGCCAACGAACAGCACCGAACATACGCGTCCCCATCCTTCGTTACAGGCATATGTTTCTGGTATCTCCGCGGCGGCGATGCTCCCGTAGTATCCTGGGAGAAAGACCAGCACGAGAACCATCGAAACGGTCAGCCATGAATTCTGCGTACGGTTGGTGATCACGGATGCCTCGATGCGTCGGCCGCGACTGATTTTTGGATTCCGGCGTCGTATCGGTGTCTGATCGCAGCGAACATTGAGGGTAGTGGATAACACAGCTCGGAACGAAAAAGAATGCGACACAGCTTTCCCCGCAGTCCGGCCAACAGAGTGGCCTTCCGCACGGGTTGCCTTGTACCAAAATTGAAACCAGGCTTGGTGATGCGCCGGACGAGCTCGATTTGCTGCAGTATCTGCCAAACCCCAGCCAACCCAGCTCGTAAATTCCATGATAGCATCGCTTCAACAAATAGTCGTTGTCAGAGTTTGAATCGGACTAGAATGTCGGTCAATACTATTGCGCGATGCAAGCGGAATTGGGTGCGAACTGCCACTGACAATATCGCGCACATGCAAAAAGCGTCGGATTGATGCTTCTCATAATACCTTCTTTCCGTGAACCGAAATTTCCTTATCAAATAGCCAATCGACGAATCACCCAATAATCGATCACCAAAAGCCTCAGCGTACTGCACGTGCCCAGAGGTTAAAGGTCTTAGTGCCGCTGCCCAAGGTGCCGCGGAAATCGGAGAAGTTAACGCCCCATGAGTAGTTCGAACTGGTGCTGTCGGTCGTGGCCGACAAGTAGAAGTTTGGCTTCGTCGGCCCAAATGCGGGGTCGATGCATGGGCGGTGCGGAAACTGGAAAAATCCGAGATCCTCCGGGCTGCGCACAGCCAGGCGCGGCTGGATCGAAAATCCCCCGGAGTTCCTCGCTCGTCGGCAATCGCCAGTCACAGTGGTAGGCGAAACAATTAGTGATAGGCGCGGTTCTACTGGACACCAACCCTTCGTTGAGGGTGCCCAAAAAATCTACGAAGGCCGTTCTGTTCGGCTGCGTCCCATCTTTGCTCCATGAATACTAGTTGTTCACTTCGTGCACACCGCCGCCCGTGGTCTTCTTTTCCCACATGAGCCCGGTGTTCTTGTCGGTGATCGTGCCATCGCCATTATCCACGTAGCGCCCTGTCTGTGCATGCGCCGCTCCGACCCAAACCAGCAACGCGCATCCGACGACCGTCAAAATGGTGTTTTTCATACTGTTTTCGATCGCCTGCTGGGTTGTCCGAAGGCCGGCTCCATTACGAAATTTCGCGCTGAAGATGATCGAAATAGTAATTCGCATTTAAAAAAAGGTAAGTGTGAAGTTGTTCGAGCGTAGTACAACCGCTGGCGCTCTTGTCTCGCTCCATCGCGAGGTCAAATCGGAAACTTACCGGGACCTGTGCTGAATCTTGACCTATGCGCCCGTGGTCGTCCGGCGGCATCGCGGTAAGTAATTCGCGCAGTGCAAGGCGTGATTATTCCGGGCCGATAGAAACAGTGATTGCGCGCAGAAGCTCGACGAGCTGGGCAGTAGGGCGCACTACTGTTCGTCGAAGCTGTACGGGACTTCGGAAAAAGGCCCCCTCGTGTGGGGCTTCTTAGTTGAGCTGGGGAAAATTGGCCCAGAGAGGTGGAAGAACGAGAACCAAGCCTGAGCTTAACGAACTGCTTCGATCGGCTGGACTGACTCTTCGTGAAGTTCGCAGATATCAGTCAGGTCCCACTTGCAACCGTCGATGACGTAGCTTCCGCACGCGCAGTCGCCGCGAAGCTTTTCGGGTTTATCGCGATTTGCGGTCCTATCGGGCCATGTGGGATCGAGGCGACGTTGCCGAACCCGTCGACGTCGCATTAGTTGGCGATGCGTCGACAATAAAGGATGAGATCAAGCGTTTGGAGACATTGGCTGTCGCTGATCTCTCCGCCTTTATCTTCCGCGCGGAACCCGGAGCCTTCGAGCAAACGAGTGATTTCCTGGGCTCGTTGTTTCGGCTTTTGAGCCAAGCGGAACGGGCCGTAGGCGTCGCTTTCGCTTGGCGCGCGAGCTTAAGACTCAAGCAAGGTCCTCGCTTGTTCAAGATCAGCAGTGTCGTGGCCCTCGGTGAACCACGCGTAGATCTCTGCGAGCTCCGCGAGTGCTTCGTCGCGCCGTCCTCGCTTACGAGGTAATCGAGCGAGGCTGATAGTAGCGCGCAGCTCAAGCGACTTCGCGCCAATCTCTCGCGCCAGGCCGATGGCTTCGCGGAAATCATGCTCAGCGAGTTCTAAGCGATTCTGTTCGTGTACCGGTCTGCGGAGAAAAAGCTCGCCGCGGAGCTGAAACATCCAAGGGCGGCAGAACAACTCATCGGGATTGGCCTCTAGTGCCTCTTGAGCCGAAACTAGCGCGTCATCGATACTTCCAGCCAAGACTTGCGTTTGGGTCAGGATGCTTAAATAGAGTGTCCTAAAGACGTAGAATCTCACGGCGTCTATTTCTAGGAGACCAGATCGTATTGAGGCAACAGCGTCACCAACTTCCCCCATTTCAGCCCGCGACCAAGCCCCGGCGATCTTGCCCAATCCGTTAAAGATCGGAAATCCAAAATCCGTACTTACTCTTTCCGCTTCTTTGGAGGCAGCACTCGCGCGCGCGAAGTCACCCAGGAAGCCGTCAGTCACCGCTCCAATCGCGTTGGTGTAAGCCAACGCAAAAGATTTATTTAGACGCAGGGCGAGCCTGCGAGCATCGTCCGTCAGCCGCCGCGCCTGTGCTGGATAACCCATCAACCACTTTATGAGCCCTGCCCAAACGAGAGACATCGCTCCAGGGTCGTCAGGAGTGTCACGGAAATCGTCTTCGCGATAGTACTCTGCAGCCTTGAGAAAGTGATGGGCACCCGAGGCCAAATCGCCCAGGGCGAAGCGCACTCCTTGTGCATAGTGCGCGAGGAAAAGAGCGCGCGGATGGTCTATGCCGCGTGCAAGGTCGAGCATTTGGTCGGCTATGGCGACGGCCATGTGCAGCTCGCCGCGCGTGGCTACGGAGGCCCAGATGCCGTTGAATACTTGCAGTGACGCGGCTGCGCCCGCTCGATCGGCGAGGGCTCGCGCGCGCGAATAGACTGCGGCGGTTTTTACGTCTGACCAACCGCGCGTCGCCACCATTATTCCGCCGAGCGCGAGCTGCGAGATAAGTTCGCGGCTCTTACGCTCGGTCGACTCAGGCATTGATAACAGCATCGCGAGAGCGTCGCGGTAATGTTGTTCGGCTTCGCGATAGGCCCGCCTGTCGGCGGCGCGTTCACCGGCGAGATGAAAATATGCAGCGGATTTATTCCCGTCATTGGCGCGACGATAGTGATCGGCGAGCTCCGCTGCGATTTCGCCGACCTGCGCGCCATAACCTTGTTCCAGCCGCGCAGCAATCCGTCTATGCAGCTCGATTTGTCGACTGGGCGGCACGCGGTCATACAAAACGTCTCGATAAAGAGCGTGATGAAAGCGCACGTGGGCTGCGCGAGTACCATCAGGCCACCTACTGATCCCCTGAGCAGTAACGAACTGCTCGTGACGCGACAAGCGAGTGCAGCAGGTCTCGACGGCGCTGACTGGGCATTCAAGCCCTGCGGCCACGGCTGCGGCAGAGAATTCAGCACCTACAACACTCGCCGTCTCGAGTATCGTTTGCTCGTCCGCACTGAGACGCTGCAAGTTACGCTCAATCATCTGCAAGATACTGCGTGGCGGCTCGAACTTGCCTGGCAAGAAAGGTGAACCGTTCTTTACGAGGGAATCCACCATGTTGACCATAAACAGCGGATTCCCGTCGGATCGTTCATGAATCACCGGGACGAGGCTCTCCAGCGAATGTTTTTCAAGATCGGCAAAGCGCTCGGCGAGATAGGCCGCTACGTCACTCCTACTCAACAACTCGAGTCGAAGCTCTTCACATTGTTTATGAAGTTCCAGCTCCACCTTTAGAGCGAGCAGTGGGTGGTCGCTCGTCAGCATCTCGATCGGTCGATAGTTACCGATTACGAGCAGACGTGCTGGTTCGGTCCGCCGTGCGACAGCCGAAATCAACTCTAAGCTCGAGAAATCGCACCAGTGCAAATCTTCAATAAACAGCACCAGCGGCGAGTCCGTCGTAAGCGCTTCGAGGGCTTGCAACAACTCACGCAGCATCCGCTGCCGCGCTACGTTCTGCGCTGCGGCCTGAAGGCGCGTGCGATCTGCTTCGCTCAATAGGGCGGGCATCTGTGCAAGCCAGCTTGGGGCGAGCCGGTCGAGGATCTCCACGACGCGCTCCCCACCTGCCTCTTGACCCAGGCGAGTCAAAGCCTCAAGAACCGGCATATAGGGCTCGCCCCTGCCATATCGCTCGACGCACTGACCGTATCCGATTCGAACTCTGTTATCGCTGATTGAACGAAGAAACGCCCTGACGAGCGTCGTTTTCCCGATTCCGGCCTCGCCGGCAACAAAGATAACCCGTCGGGCACCCGCTAGCGTTTGCCTAAAGAACCCTTGTAAGCGAGCTAATTCGGTCGCGCGTCCCACCATAATCACCGGCGGATCCTGTGGCGCAGACGCGAGGCGGGATGAAGAAGCGATCGCACCGGCAATCTCGACCTTGGCGACGAAGCGATAGCCGCGGCCATGCACTGTTTCAATGAAAATTGGTTCTCTTGGATCGTCACCCAGCGCCTTGCGTAATTCGGCGACGCAAATTGAAGGCATCGAATCGCTCACAATCACATCGGGCCAAAGAGCGTCGAGCAGGGCCTCCTTCGTCACCAACTCCTGAGGACGATCGACCAGATAGCAGAGCATTTCGAAGGTCTTGCGTCGCAACGCGATGCGCTGCTTCCCTCGCTTCAGTTGGCCATTTGCAGCATCCAGATTGAAGGGCGGAAAGAGCTGTAGCTGGGGAATCGGCAAGTCGATCAACCGACGGGGTTGGAAAAATTAAGTAGAAATTATGGCGAAATTTAAGGACATCCTGATCGAATCTAGCTTATTTACCATTAACCGGAGTGAGTATTGGAGACCGAAGACCCATTTTCCTGGATCCCAAACGAAGCGCGTCATCTGCGACCTTAATTCGATTCCCAGCATGCTGCAAATCGGATTACGCCTCGATGACCGACGAACGGTAGACAGGTGTACTTGAGCTCGAACAAAGCTCGAAACGATCGGGACAAAACGTC
It contains:
- a CDS encoding AAA family ATPase; amino-acid sequence: MPIPQLQLFPPFNLDAANGQLKRGKQRIALRRKTFEMLCYLVDRPQELVTKEALLDALWPDVIVSDSMPSICVAELRKALGDDPREPIFIETVHGRGYRFVAKVEIAGAIASSSRLASAPQDPPVIMVGRATELARLQGFFRQTLAGARRVIFVAGEAGIGKTTLVRAFLRSISDNRVRIGYGQCVERYGRGEPYMPVLEALTRLGQEAGGERVVEILDRLAPSWLAQMPALLSEADRTRLQAAAQNVARQRMLRELLQALEALTTDSPLVLFIEDLHWCDFSSLELISAVARRTEPARLLVIGNYRPIEMLTSDHPLLALKVELELHKQCEELRLELLSRSDVAAYLAERFADLEKHSLESLVPVIHERSDGNPLFMVNMVDSLVKNGSPFLPGKFEPPRSILQMIERNLQRLSADEQTILETASVVGAEFSAAAVAAGLECPVSAVETCCTRLSRHEQFVTAQGISRWPDGTRAAHVRFHHALYRDVLYDRVPPSRQIELHRRIAARLEQGYGAQVGEIAAELADHYRRANDGNKSAAYFHLAGERAADRRAYREAEQHYRDALAMLLSMPESTERKSRELISQLALGGIMVATRGWSDVKTAAVYSRARALADRAGAAASLQVFNGIWASVATRGELHMAVAIADQMLDLARGIDHPRALFLAHYAQGVRFALGDLASGAHHFLKAAEYYREDDFRDTPDDPGAMSLVWAGLIKWLMGYPAQARRLTDDARRLALRLNKSFALAYTNAIGAVTDGFLGDFARASAASKEAERVSTDFGFPIFNGLGKIAGAWSRAEMGEVGDAVASIRSGLLEIDAVRFYVFRTLYLSILTQTQVLAGSIDDALVSAQEALEANPDELFCRPWMFQLRGELFLRRPVHEQNRLELAEHDFREAIGLAREIGAKSLELRATISLARLPRKRGRRDEALAELAEIYAWFTEGHDTADLEQARTLLES